From the genome of Pelmatolapia mariae isolate MD_Pm_ZW linkage group LG12, Pm_UMD_F_2, whole genome shotgun sequence, one region includes:
- the LOC134639020 gene encoding nuclear factor 7, brain-like — MAERALFQNFLSCHVCSETFRDPVSLSCNHNFCSSCLQKFWEQNKNKNCPICKRKSSKDRPGVNFTLKELADSFSGRHKSGSSETEKGEKKLTVVCSKHEEVPKLFCVDEQRAVCPVCDFSLHQSHKVVPVEEAVSDLKEQLKSDLKSLQDKRNKYKQVEETYNEMIQHMKKQLLSTERQIRAEFNKLQQFLKEEEESRLAALREEEEQKGRTMSREMKMIEEQISSLSDSICAVEEELQKHSVPFLSSYKDTQSRARAQSSVSDPQLVSGALIDVAKHLGNLSFRVWEKMKEKVHFSPVILDPNTANPSLYLSDDLTSVRNEDTKQQLPDNPERNTKYADVFGSEGFSSGKHSWEVEMGDHPGWNVGLVKESVDRKGELFVSPKYGIWCLWHTSGKYTNGVGQTVTVKKSLQRIRVQLDYDRGEVSFYDPEDMTHIYTHRDTFTEKLFPYFSIGNAGDAKTSDIKICQTEI; from the coding sequence ATGGCTGAGAGAGCTCTTTTTCAAAATTTCCTGAGCTGCCATGTGTGTTCAGAGACTTTCAGAGatcctgtgtctctgagctgcaaCCACAACTTCTGTTCAAGCTGCCTGCAGAAATTCtgggaacaaaataaaaacaaaaactgtcccATTTGTAAGAGAAAATCTTCAAAGGATCGTCCAGGTGTGAACTTTACACTGAAGGAACTTGCTGATTCTTTTTCTGGAAGACATAAATCTGGATCATCTGAGAcagaaaaaggagagaagaaattaACAGTGGTGTGCAGTAAACATGAGGAAGTGCCTAAACTGTTCTGTGTCGACGAGCAGAGAGCTGTGTGTCCTGTGTGtgacttttctctccaccagagTCACAAAGTGGTTCCTGTAGAAGAAGCAGTCAGTGACctgaaggagcagctgaaatctGACTTAAAGTCTCTGCAGGACAAGaggaacaaatacaaacaagtgGAGGAAACATACAATGAAATGATTCAACAcatgaagaagcagctgttgtccacagagaggcagatcagagcagagttcaacaagctccagcagttcctgaaagaggaagaggagtccagactggcagctctgagggaggaagaggagcagaaggggAGGACTATGAGCAGAGAGATGAAGATGATTGAGGAGCAGATCTCCTCTCTGTCAGACAGCATCTGTGCTGTTGAAgaagagctgcagaaacacagcgtGCCATTCCTCAGCAGTTACAAAGACACTCAGAGCAGAGCCAGAGCCCAGAGCTCAGTGTCAGATCCACAGCTGGTCTCAGGAGCACTGATAGATgtggccaaacacctgggcaacctgtccttcagagtgtgggagaagatgaaggagaaggtCCACTTCAGTCCTgtcattctggacccaaacactgcaaacccctctctctatctgtctgatgatctgaccagtgtgaggaatgaagacacaaagcagcagctccctgataatccagagagaaACACTAAATATGCCGATGTTTTTGGCTCTGAGGGCTTCAgctcagggaaacacagctgggaggtgGAGATGGGAGACCATCCTGGCTGGAATGTGGGTTTAGTTAAAGAGTCAGTTGACAGGAAGGGAGAGCTTTTTGTTTCACCAAAATATGGAATCTGGTGTTTATGGCATACAAGTGGAAAATACACTAATGGTGTTGGTCAGACTGTGACAGTGAAGAAGAgtctccagaggatcagagtccAGCTGGACTATGACAGGGGGGAGGTGTCCTTCTATGACCCTGAAGACATGACTCACATCTACACTCACAGAGACACTTTCACTGAGAAACTCTTCCCATATTTCAGTATTGGAAATGCAGGAGATGCCAAAACCTCTGATATCAAAATCTGTcagactgagatttga